The Tolypothrix sp. PCC 7712 region GGAAAAAATATTGCATCTGATACCAAATTGGGATAAATAATATTGTCTGAGCTTGCCAGAGAAGCTTTTTGGTAAAGACTTTCAATCTAAAATCCAAAATTCAAAATCCAAAATTGATATGATCCGCCGTTCAGCCTCCCTTCAAAGTTTATTAATTTATGGTCTGAGCGGCCCGATTATCGCTCTTAATGTGTGGTTATTGTCGGTAGTATTTCACTATTTCCAGCATCCCATCACTATCCTCAGTTCTGCGGCAATTCTGGCTTTTTTATTAAATTATCCGGTACAGTTCTTTAAACGCGCGCGCATCACCCACACACAGGCGGTGATTATTGTTTTGCTGGTCACCTTTACATTAGTAGTGATTTTGGGTGTCACATTAGTACCCATGCTACTTGACCAAACAATTCAACTTTTAAATAAAATTCCTGATTGGTTAACTAGCAGTCAAAGAAATCTCGAACATGTTGAAGCTTTAGCAAAACAACGGCGGTTACCCATAAATCTGCAAATAGTGGCTAATCAAATTAATGCTAACATCCAAAATTTGGTGCAGCAGTTAGCTTCGGGTGCGGTGGGATTTGCCGGCACACTGCTCTCAGGAATACTCAATGTTGTACTCGTGGTCGTGCTAGCGTTTTATATGCTGATATATGGCGATCGCGTCTGGGCTGGTTTGGTCAGTCTGTTACCATCTAATATTAGAATTCCTTTAACAACATCCTTAAGATTAAACTTTCAGAACTTCTTTCTCAGTCAGTTGTTGTTAGGGCTATTTATGGTAGTGACTCTAACACCAATTTTTTTAGTTCTGAGGGTACCATTCGCCTTACTGTTTGCCATAGTTATTGGCATAGGCGAACTCATCCCCTTTGTGGGTGCAACTCTTGGCATTGGTTTAGTCACAATCCTAGTACTGCTCCAAAATTGGTGGTTAGCAGTGCAAGTTGCTTTATCGGCGATTCTCTTGCAGCAGGTTAAAGATAACTTATTAGCGCCTAAATTACTGGGTGACTTTATTGGACTAAATCCCATCTGGATTTTTGTAGCAATCTTAATGGGTTTTGAAATAGCAGGTTTACTAGGAACACTCGTTGCTGTTCCTATTGCTGGCACTATTAAAGGCACATTTGATGCTCTAAAAAGTGGTGAATCTGCTAACTTCGTATCACATTTTTCTATTAATAATTACACATCTGACTTTGATGAAGAAAGTAAAAGTTAGAAATGGGTAATGGGTAATGGGTAATGGGTAATGGGTAATGAGTAATGAGTAATGAGGAAACTTTCGACTGTGGAAACTATCGAAGAGATAAAATTTCAAATTATTTTAAAACGAAAAAAGCGCCATATTTACTGAAAAAACCCAAACGATAAAGTATTTTAAATTACGTTATTTACTTATTTCAAAGTGTAAAAACCTCATGTTATACTTCATCGATTATGGTGAGAATTATACTATTTGACTTTCCGGGTGCAATAAATGTATTATCCAAAATTCTGCAAAACTAAACTTGCACAATCTAAAGTTAGCATTCACAATGAGAATAAAAGTAATTGCCTGCTAGTTATTAAGTATCATTTATTACAAAATATTCTAATCGAATGAGATAGATAAGACCTGTGCTAATTTTTATCTACGATACTAGCAAGTAATTCTTGCCCAATAAATCCAGTGTTAAAGTTAGGCACTTTTTAACTTAATTACTCAAAATTAATTAATGGATGCGTCCGAGCTATTAGAAACAATTACACTTCTGATCAAGCAAGCTGAACAAGGAGAAATTGATCCTTGGGATGTTCAGGTAATTGAGGTAATTGACCGTTATTTAGAACTAATGGCACCGCAGGCCACAGCTAGAGGCTATGAAGCCGATTTATCTCAATCTGGACAAGCTTTTTTATCAGCATCAATGTTGGTGTTATTCAAAGCCAACACCTTGATGCAATTGCAATCAGCCGCAGATGAACAAGAACTGATACTTGATGACGCGCTGCTAGAAACCGAAAATGGGCTATTACACCCAGTTAATCGCCTGCCTTTAGAGCATCACTTGCGTCGTCGTCCAGCTGCAATGCCTCCGCCTAAACGTCGGGTAACTCTGCAAGAGTTAATTGACCAATTGCAGATCATGGCGAACCAGCTCAAACTTGTCCAAAAAACAAATAAACCAGTCCGTCCTCGCCGTCAGCCGACTGTGCAAAGTATGCGAGCCGCGCTAGAACTGGCACACCAAGAAAATTTGACGGAAGTAGCTGGAGAACTAGAGCAAGTATTACAGCTGTCGGCACAAAAATTACATTTGGAACAAAATTATTTGAATTTGGAACAGCTTGTGGAGTTATGGGTCGAGAGTAAACAGCCATACCAAAATGGCTCTGCTCATACATCACCACATAGCCACTTAGTTAGCGTATTCTGGGCACTGCTACTGCTATCAGCTCAATCCAAAGTAGAGCTATTGCAAGAGGAGTTTTACCAAGAAATTAAAATTCGTTTACTAATAGATTCCGCGAACACTCACAAACCCGTGGAGCAGCCTATGAACTGAGCAATATCTATCTACTTATTTAGATAATTTATAGACTACGGTGCCATCAAACCCAAAGTCTAGGTAAATTTAAAAAGTAAGCCATTGCTCGTTAAATGACGATGTCGATAGATGCAAAAATCAGCAAATTCCCCTAATCTGTGCTATCAGGGATGAATAAAAACAATAAACCAATGAAGTATAACTTGTTGAAAGTAAACTGGCTTGTGGTTGAGGAATAATCTTTATGAAGGCGATGATTCTTGCAGCGGGTAAAGGTACTCGAGTCCGTCCGATTACCTATACAATCCCCAAACCGATGATTCCTATACTGCAAAAACCAGTAATGGAATTTTTACTTGAACTGTTGCGTCAGCATGGCTTTGACCAAATTATGGTCAATGTGAGCCATTTAGCAGAGGAAATTGAAAACTATTTCCGTGATGGTCAGAGGTTTGGTGTACAAATTGCCTATTCCTTTGAAGGGCAAATTGTGGACGGTACACTGGTGGGGGAAGCAGTCGGATCTGCTGGCGGGATGCGGCGTATCCAAGACTTTTCACCGTTTTTCGATGATACTTTTGTGGTATTGTGCGGTGACGCTTTGATTGACTTAGATTTAACTGAAGCAGTCAAGTGGCATCGAGCTAAAGGGTCGATCGCTACAATTATTACGAAATCTGTTCCCAAGGAAGAGGTTTCTAGCTATGGTGTCGTCGTGACTGACGACGATGGGCGTGTGAAAGCTTTCCAAGAAAAACCCTCCACCGAAGAAGCCCTCAGCACCAACATCAACACCGGGATTTACATTTTTGAACCGGAAGTATTTAAATATATTCCTTCTGGCATTGAGTACGACATTGGTAGTCAGCTATTCCCCAAACTGGTAGAAATTGGCGCGCCTTTCCATGCGATCGCAATGGATTTTGAATGGGTAGATATTGGTAAAGTACCAGATTACTGGCGGGCGATTCGTGGTGTACTACTAGGTGAAATTAAAAACGTCCAAATCCCTGGACATGAGGTTGCACCTGGAATTTACACAGGCTTAAATGTTGCTGTCAATTGGGACAAAGTTGATATTACAGGCCCAGTTTACATTGGTGGCATGACCAGAATTGAAGACGGCGCGAAAATCGTCGGCCCGGCGATGATTGGCCCCAATTGCTGGATTTGTAGCGGGGCGACAGTAGAGAACAGCGTGATTTTTGAATGGTCACGCCTCGGCCCAGAAGTTCGCCTCATAGATAAATTAGTGTTTGGGCGTTATTGTGTCGATAAAACTGGAGCCACCATTGATGTCCAAGCAGCAGCCTTAGACTGGCTGATCACTGATGCACGTCAATCCCCACCATCTCATACTCCAGTAGAAAGACAAGCGATCGCAGAATTGCTCAATACGACTGCTATTTAGGGGATAGGGCATGGGGCATGGGGCATGGGGCATTGGTAATTGGTAATTGGGGTTTGTCATTTGTCATTCGTCATTCGTCATTTGCTGTTTGTTATTCCCCTTTTCCCTTTCCCCAATCCCCAATCCCTAGTCCCCAGTTCCCAACCCCTAACTATTCAAATACGTGTATCTTCTCAGACTTTGCTCGTAAGTTTGTAAGAGTCGCTGAGATTCTGCTAAGGTGATGCGCTTTTCCTCCAGGGCTTTTTCACAACGCTGGCGGATGTTTTCTACCATGTCTTCGGAATCGTACTGCACGTAGCTAACTACTTCGCTCATGGTATCGCCTTTGACGACATGTTCAATTTGGTAACCTTTGGGGGTCAATTGAATGTGAACTGCGTTAGTATCGCCAAATAGGTTGTGTAAATTACCCATGATTTCTTGGTAGGCTCCACTGAGGAACATTCCCAAATAATAGGGTTCGCCTGGTTTAAAGGTGTGCAGTTCTAAAACAGATTTGACATCACGCAAATCAATAAAGCGGTCAATTTTGCCATCGCTATCGCAGGTGAGGTCTGCCAAAATTCCCCGCCGAATTGGTTCTTCATCTAAACGGTGGATGGGCATAATCGGGAATAATTGATCAATCGCCCAGCAATCTGGTGCTGATTGAAACACCGATAAATTAGCGTAGTAGATGGAAGCCATGATTTTTTCTAGGTCTTCCAGTTCGTCTGGTACGTATTCCTGCTGTCTAGTGATGTTTAAAATTTTCTGACAACAAGCCCAGTAGAGACGTTCAGCTTTAGCCCGTTCTCTTAGGCGTAAAATACCCAAGTTGAAACGGCTGATAGCTTCTTCTTTAAATTGGGCTGCGTCGTGGTAAAACTCCTGATAATTTTCTTTGTTAATCGATTGGTAGGTTTCCCAGAGGTAATTAATAATTGGGGATTCGCCTTCTTGTGGCGGTTCTGGGGTATCGAGGGGGACATCGCTGGTACTGAGAACATCAAAAATCAATACCGATTGATGAGATGCGATCGCTCTACCACTTTCACTAATCAGGGTAGGTACGGGAATTTGCCGTTCAGCACAGGTATCTTTTAACTCTGCCACGATGTCGTTGGCATAGTTTTGCATATTATAGTTTTTCGAGGCGTAGAAGTTGGTTTGGGAGCCATCATAATCTACACCCAAGCCGCCACCGACATCGAGATATTTCATATCTGCCCCCAACATTGCCAACTCTACGTAAATGCGGCTGGCTTCTTGAATGGCATCTTTAATCACGTTAATGGCTGAAATCTGGGAGCCGATGTGGAAATGCATCAACTGCAAGGAATCGAGCAAATCAGCTTCGCGTAACTTGTCAACCGCCTCAATCACCTCAGGCATAGTTAGACCAAATTTAGCGCGATCGCCACTGGAACTACCCCAGCGTCCCATACCTTGGGTACTGAGTTTAGCTCTTACTCCTAAGATGGGTTTAATACCTAATTGACGGTTAGCGGCAATTACTAAATCGACCTCTTCAATTTGTTCTAGGACAATAATTGGCGTTTGACCTAGCCTTTGAGCCAACATTGCCGTTTCGATGTATTCTTGGTCTTTGTAGCCGTTGCAAATTAATAATGCTCCTGGGGTATCCAAGATAGCCAGAGCAATCATTAATTCTGGCTTAGAGCCAGCTTCTAAACCAAATTGATGTGGCTTACCAAATCTGACCAAATCCTCAATTAAATGGCGTTGCTGGTTACATTTAACAGGAAATACACCACGATAAACACCAGGATAGTTATAGCGAGCGATCGCCTTCGCAAAACAAGCATTTAAACGCTCAATCCGGTCTTCCAAAATGTCTGAAAAGCGAATCAACATCGGCAGGCCTAAATTGCGCTGCTTCAAAGCGTTGACCAATTCAAACAAATCCAAAGAACCACCGCGATCGCCTTTTGGGGAAACAGTGACATGACCAGCCGCGTTAATCGAAAAATAAGGTTGTCCCCAACCTTCAATTCGATATAGCGCTTCGCTGTCCTCAATTTTCCAAGCGCGAGGCGAATCATCAGTGATAGTACTAGGCGCTAACAGCTTTTTTGGCTTATGGTTTTTCACTTCTGGTTTGTGTCCATTAGACGGCAGCTTAACTATCTCTTCAGATGTAGCAGTTGACTCAACACCCATTTATTCCTGACCTCTGTGTTTCACCCACGAATTTTCAATTTAACGCATTCATTTGCGATCGCATATGCACCCAGAGATAATTTCTGAGATAAACTCTGATTGGTCAAGAGTCGTCTGTTACTTATCATTAGTCATTGGTCATTTGTCATTAGGGTCAAAATCCCTAAAGTATCAACAAATGACAAAGAACTAAGGACAAAGAACAAAAGATAATTGATCTTGAAAAATTTATTAAGTTTTCGGAGATAGCTTTGGAACGCACATTTTTGGCAATTAAACCCGACGGCGTACAACGCGGACTAGTCAGCGAAATTATCGGTCGCTTTGAAAAAAAAGGCTTTACCCTCGTGGGTTTAAAGCTGCTTCACCCCAGTCGGGAATTAGCTGAACAACATTATGACGTTCACCGCGAAAGACCCTTCTTTGCAGGATTAGTTGAATTTATCACCTCCGGCCCCGTAGTAGCGATGGTTTGGGAAGGTGAAGGCGTAATCGCCTCTGCAAGAAAGTTGATTGGTGCAACCAACCCCCTCAACGCCGAACCTGGAACCATTCGCGGCGATTTAGGGATCAACATTGGTCGCAACATCATCCACGGTTCCGATGCTCCGGAAACAGCTCAAAAAGAAGTTGCTCTGTGGTTTAAGGATGAAGAATTAGTTAACTGGAAACCAGAAGTAACTCCTTGGT contains the following coding sequences:
- a CDS encoding AI-2E family transporter → MRRSASLQSLLIYGLSGPIIALNVWLLSVVFHYFQHPITILSSAAILAFLLNYPVQFFKRARITHTQAVIIVLLVTFTLVVILGVTLVPMLLDQTIQLLNKIPDWLTSSQRNLEHVEALAKQRRLPINLQIVANQINANIQNLVQQLASGAVGFAGTLLSGILNVVLVVVLAFYMLIYGDRVWAGLVSLLPSNIRIPLTTSLRLNFQNFFLSQLLLGLFMVVTLTPIFLVLRVPFALLFAIVIGIGELIPFVGATLGIGLVTILVLLQNWWLAVQVALSAILLQQVKDNLLAPKLLGDFIGLNPIWIFVAILMGFEIAGLLGTLVAVPIAGTIKGTFDALKSGESANFVSHFSINNYTSDFDEESKS
- a CDS encoding segregation/condensation protein A; amino-acid sequence: MDASELLETITLLIKQAEQGEIDPWDVQVIEVIDRYLELMAPQATARGYEADLSQSGQAFLSASMLVLFKANTLMQLQSAADEQELILDDALLETENGLLHPVNRLPLEHHLRRRPAAMPPPKRRVTLQELIDQLQIMANQLKLVQKTNKPVRPRRQPTVQSMRAALELAHQENLTEVAGELEQVLQLSAQKLHLEQNYLNLEQLVELWVESKQPYQNGSAHTSPHSHLVSVFWALLLLSAQSKVELLQEEFYQEIKIRLLIDSANTHKPVEQPMN
- a CDS encoding sugar phosphate nucleotidyltransferase, encoding MKAMILAAGKGTRVRPITYTIPKPMIPILQKPVMEFLLELLRQHGFDQIMVNVSHLAEEIENYFRDGQRFGVQIAYSFEGQIVDGTLVGEAVGSAGGMRRIQDFSPFFDDTFVVLCGDALIDLDLTEAVKWHRAKGSIATIITKSVPKEEVSSYGVVVTDDDGRVKAFQEKPSTEEALSTNINTGIYIFEPEVFKYIPSGIEYDIGSQLFPKLVEIGAPFHAIAMDFEWVDIGKVPDYWRAIRGVLLGEIKNVQIPGHEVAPGIYTGLNVAVNWDKVDITGPVYIGGMTRIEDGAKIVGPAMIGPNCWICSGATVENSVIFEWSRLGPEVRLIDKLVFGRYCVDKTGATIDVQAAALDWLITDARQSPPSHTPVERQAIAELLNTTAI
- the speA gene encoding biosynthetic arginine decarboxylase — encoded protein: MGVESTATSEEIVKLPSNGHKPEVKNHKPKKLLAPSTITDDSPRAWKIEDSEALYRIEGWGQPYFSINAAGHVTVSPKGDRGGSLDLFELVNALKQRNLGLPMLIRFSDILEDRIERLNACFAKAIARYNYPGVYRGVFPVKCNQQRHLIEDLVRFGKPHQFGLEAGSKPELMIALAILDTPGALLICNGYKDQEYIETAMLAQRLGQTPIIVLEQIEEVDLVIAANRQLGIKPILGVRAKLSTQGMGRWGSSSGDRAKFGLTMPEVIEAVDKLREADLLDSLQLMHFHIGSQISAINVIKDAIQEASRIYVELAMLGADMKYLDVGGGLGVDYDGSQTNFYASKNYNMQNYANDIVAELKDTCAERQIPVPTLISESGRAIASHQSVLIFDVLSTSDVPLDTPEPPQEGESPIINYLWETYQSINKENYQEFYHDAAQFKEEAISRFNLGILRLRERAKAERLYWACCQKILNITRQQEYVPDELEDLEKIMASIYYANLSVFQSAPDCWAIDQLFPIMPIHRLDEEPIRRGILADLTCDSDGKIDRFIDLRDVKSVLELHTFKPGEPYYLGMFLSGAYQEIMGNLHNLFGDTNAVHIQLTPKGYQIEHVVKGDTMSEVVSYVQYDSEDMVENIRQRCEKALEEKRITLAESQRLLQTYEQSLRRYTYLNS
- the ndk gene encoding nucleoside-diphosphate kinase; this translates as MERTFLAIKPDGVQRGLVSEIIGRFEKKGFTLVGLKLLHPSRELAEQHYDVHRERPFFAGLVEFITSGPVVAMVWEGEGVIASARKLIGATNPLNAEPGTIRGDLGINIGRNIIHGSDAPETAQKEVALWFKDEELVNWKPEVTPWLHE